CCTTCAAATACTCCCGAATGATGGAAATCTTCTTCTCCGAgcgatcttaaaaaaattaataaaagataGTATACAAATTAAGATAATTTGGAGGTTACTCACTTGATAGCTTTAGGTAGCTGAGGGTGTTTTCGTCGATGGGGAAGTAGCCAATAGTGGCTCCGTATTCGGGACACATATTACTGATGGTGGCCCTATCTGCAATGCTAAGTTCCGCCACTCCGGGACCGTAGAACTCCACGAACTTGCCCACCACTCCCAGCTGACGCAGGTGCTTGGTGATGGTCAGGACCAAATCGGTGGAAGTGACTAGGGGATTGAGCTTCCCCTCCAATTTGTAGCCAATTACCTCGGGCAACACCATGGAAATGGATTGTCCCAGCATCGTGGCCTCCGCCTCGATGCCACCAACGCCCCAACCCAAAACTCCCAGACCATTGATCATCGTGGTGTGCGAATCGGTGCCCACAACGCTGTCGGGAAACAGGATCTTGGATCCATCCTGGCTATCCTCCTCGACGACCACATGGGCCAGGTACTCCAAGTTAATTTGATGGATGATGCCAGAGCCAGGTGGAACACACAGCATGTTATCGAAGGCTTTGGCAGCCCACTAAATGGGTAAATATGTTAGGAAAAAGCTAGGATTAAGATGAAGAATACAAATACCTTCAGGAAGGTAAAACGCTCCTTGTTCCTCTGAAACTCCACCGCCAAGTTCTTGGCCATGGCATCTGCAGAACGATGGAATTCCACCGGCAACGAGTGATCGATGACCATAACAGAGGGGCAGACGGGATTTACTTTCTCAGGATTACCTCCCAGTTTCAGGACAGCATCGCGCATGGCAGCAATGTCCACCATGGCTGGGACACCGGTGTAGTCCTGcgggttttatattttttttttattattttgtttctaTGAAACAGAAACCCCTCACTCACATGCAAAACCACACGGGCTGGCTTGAAGGACACCTCCACATCATTGGATCCTTGCTTGATGGCCGGCGACCAGTTCAGGATACTCTCCACATCCTTCTCCAAAACATGGAAGTTATCACAGTTGCGCACCGCCGACTCCAAGAGCACTCGTATAGAGTAGGGCAGCAGATCTATTTATAGAACCCAATACAATTTCACCATTTACCAATTATTTCACGCATCAGACATGAGGAAACCCCGACCCCTAATCACAGTTCAAGTCCTATTGAAATATTCCACCActccaaataaatttattcataTCTTAAGCGTCGACGTCACCTTTGTAACTGATAATGATAAGCGTGTCCGAAATAACTCAAGTGCCACGGGATTCCTTATCAAAACCTATGAATGGAATGGCAGATTCCATGATGGGTACATATTATCAGATCTAGTGCAGAGATAAactaattcaatttatttacttgaTTGATCAGTTGGTGGCATTTCAGATAagagaatatttatttattgaccaTTACCTACTGTTGTAACTATATAAACCTaaattattttgcaaaaaatttgtttgtaaagattttatatttttgtatccaAATATTTCACACAtcccaaaatttaaatattagtaTTACTTTTTTACTATAATTTCAAAACTTTCCTTTTCTACTTTACGATTACTTTAGTATTCGAACTTAAGATTTTCAaggtattttcaatttttaaaaatattcccagtATAAACCATTTTTCTTGCTATTTTAAATCGTACCACAGTTTTTGTTATCATATTGAAGTAGGTCATAAAAAAGTAGAGTAATTCTAAcatcaaacaaataaatgcctgccttttaataaataattaaagtttgtttttgtaatggGTGACCTTCACGCATTACAAATGCTTTACACTTTCCAAACCTGGTTCTAGTTCTGGTAATATTTTATACCATATCGATGAGCTATCAAATAagttattttgtaaacaaacTACTCACTGTATTTGCTATCAATAGCGGCCAAATCGTAGTACTTGTATAAGGTGCCAGCCTGATTGAAAGACTTCTGGAACTTGGCAAATGGATTCGGCCCTGAAAAATTaatcactttaaaaatcttattttttatgcTGTATTTATCAAAACTAACCGgccatttttaacttttaactgTTTATAACTTTGCAGCTTAACTGAACGTACTCCGTTTGGGGAGTAACGACTTCTGTCTGTTATATATTTGATTCTCTTCTCTGTTATATACGTTTTTTTGTAGACTCTGGATCAGTGTGGCCCAGTCGAAAGCGCCAAGAAATAACAGATCGTAAGgttacaacatatttttactcgtaaatattaaatacattaaagattgtatttaaaatttttcgttTCAATTTGACGGGTTTCAATTCCTTAAGTTCCAATTAAGCTTAGAACGTTATTAAAAAcggttaaaatttaaaatgcccGCCAAACTGCTTGGTAATCGATTACAAACCACCAATCGATATTTCGATGACCATTTAAGCGGTATTGTTTTCACACGCGTTCTCACACGttgttttcctttgaatttaCCAGCAAAACgagcaaaataattaaataaaatgaaccTACCTGCAAAAGTGGACGTGGAGAAGGACAAGCTGCGCCAGATGCACTGCGAGTTCAATCCCCTGTCCCGCTGCGACGGCTCTGTGATGTACAGCCAGGGTAATTCCATGTTTTCCACTGCTAAATGGCCAAAAACCGGCTAAAGAATTCCTAATTCCAGGTGCCACAGTGGTTATAGCGGCTGTTCTGGGCCCCATCGAGGTCAAGACGCAGAACCTGAGCATAGACGGCAGCTATTTGGAGTGCAATTACCGACCAAAGGCGGGGCTTCCTCAGGTCAAGGAGCGGATTCGCGAGGCGGCCATTCGGGATGTTTTGGAACTGGCGCTGCTGGCCGAGGCCTATCCGCGTTCCAAGATGTCCGTGCAGGTCCAGGAGCTGGAGGATCGTGGCAGCGTAGGCTTAGCACTCTATTCTTTTTAATCCCTTTAATAACAAGCGAATTTCCCCTTCAGATCGACGCCTGTGCCGTGAACTCCGCCTGCCTGGCCATGCTCATTGGCGGCCTGCCGCTGAAATGCAGCTTCGCGGCCGTCCACTGCATCATCGACGAGAAGGGCGAGTATGTCCTGGACCCCGACCAAAGTGAGACACTCCACCAGCGGGCCAGCTTCACCTTCGCCTTCGATTCCGTCGAGGGAAACCTCCTGTTGGTGCAGACAAAGGGCGCCTTCAAAATAGCCCAGTTCAACGATATCGAGTGCCTTTGCCGGGCGGCCAGTGCCGAGATATTTAAATTCTATCGCAGCCAGGTGGCCAAGTACCACGGCAGGAGCGAGGCGATAGCAGAGAAGAAGGAGGAGTCCATGGAGACGTAGGGCAACCCCAAGTAGCTAGGTACGATTAAAGTTCGTTTTATTGTATAAACTGTCTGTTGTGAAAGTCGCTTATGCTGCTCAATTCGAGGGGTGTGCCCTTTAGAACCTGGGAATTGGATTCCTCAATGCGTACGGACACAAAGTCACCAACTTTAAGTTCTCCTGCAACAGGCAGATTTACAGCAGGAACAATCACCTTGATATTGGCATCATTGCGACCGAAAAAGTGGTCATCCGAGCGCTTGCTTTTGCCCTCTATGAGGATGAGCTGCTCCTGGCCAACCATTTTTCGGTGAAGCTGCGTAGCGCCCTCTCTAAAAACCTCCACCATGCGTTTTAGTCGATCATTCTTCACGTTTAAAGGCACATCATCCTTGTAGCGTCGATGGGCTGCCGTCTTTTCCCGCATGCTGTAGGCAAACAAGTAGGCCACATTGTACTGGACTTCCCGGATGAGCGACACTGTGTCGCGGAACTCCTCCTCCGTTTCGCCGCAAAATCCGCAGATAAAGTCGCTGGACAGACCGACGTTGGGCAAGAATTGCCTGATGTGCTGGACAAGTTCCAGATAGGCTTCTCTGCTATAGCCACGCCGCATCCTCTCCAGAACTTGCGTGTTGCCCGACTGCGCCGGCAAATGCAGTTGCTTGCAAACATTCGGATGATCGCGGATGACCCGCAGCACTTCGTCGGAGAAGTCCTTGGGATGCGGGGAGGTGAAACGGATGCGCATCGAGGGCACGGATTGAGCCACCGCTCGCAGCAACTCGGCGAAGGGAGTGCCTCCAGTTTTGGGCTTGTAAACAGTACGGAATCCGGGCACTGGGGTGGCTTTCAGGGAATCCTCCGCCTTTTCAGCACTTCTCCCCCTGTACGAGTTGACATTCTGGCCCAGCAGAGTCACCTCCCTGACGCCCTGCTCCTCCAGAGCCCTCACCTCCGCCAC
This portion of the Drosophila takahashii strain IR98-3 E-12201 chromosome 3R, DtakHiC1v2, whole genome shotgun sequence genome encodes:
- the Rrp46 gene encoding exosome complex component RRP46, with protein sequence MNLPAKVDVEKDKLRQMHCEFNPLSRCDGSVMYSQGATVVIAAVLGPIEVKTQNLSIDGSYLECNYRPKAGLPQVKERIREAAIRDVLELALLAEAYPRSKMSVQVQELEDRGSIDACAVNSACLAMLIGGLPLKCSFAAVHCIIDEKGEYVLDPDQSETLHQRASFTFAFDSVEGNLLLVQTKGAFKIAQFNDIECLCRAASAEIFKFYRSQVAKYHGRSEAIAEKKEESMET
- the LOC108060257 gene encoding CDK5RAP1-like protein — protein: MKASYRALLRRVRHASTTASKGANSAPSAGGVKPEPAARATFLERIQRGPGFQDFFAVKPASNLKLNEEEPVDTSVPYLNSIDFNGNGRKVHFEVYGCQMNTNDTEVVFSILQENGYQRCQEPEEADVIMLVTCAVRDGAEQRIWNRLKHLRALKSKRSSRRPPLQLTLLGCMAERLKEKLLEQEQCVDVIAGPDSYKDLPRLLAISRHYGNSAINVLLSLDETYADVMPVRLNSDSPTAFVSIMRGCDNMCTYCIVPFTRGRERSRPLESIVAEVRALEEQGVREVTLLGQNVNSYRGRSAEKAEDSLKATPVPGFRTVYKPKTGGTPFAELLRAVAQSVPSMRIRFTSPHPKDFSDEVLRVIRDHPNVCKQLHLPAQSGNTQVLERMRRGYSREAYLELVQHIRQFLPNVGLSSDFICGFCGETEEEFRDTVSLIREVQYNVAYLFAYSMREKTAAHRRYKDDVPLNVKNDRLKRMVEVFREGATQLHRKMVGQEQLILIEGKSKRSDDHFFGRNDANIKVIVPAVNLPVAGELKVGDFVSVRIEESNSQVLKGTPLELSSISDFHNRQFIQ